The following proteins are encoded in a genomic region of Corylus avellana chromosome ca4, CavTom2PMs-1.0:
- the LOC132177202 gene encoding transcriptional adapter ADA2 isoform X2 — translation MGRSRALSHTVEDDPNQRSKRKRAASNAEIIGQGMFEGKVALYHCNYCNKDISGRVRIKCVMCPDFDLCVECFSLGAEVTPHKSNHPYRVMDNLCFPLMCPDWNVDEEILLLEGIEMYGFGNWTEVAEHVGTKTKSQCIDHYNAVYISSPCFPLPDMSHVMGKSREELLAMAKGPGEVKEEIPKIRELTLKEESPFPARVGYDESKKDIGTGLGSSSGDTFSNAVKKASNKAQIKDGTSVQDIGTGLGSSSGDTFSNAVKKASNKAQIKDGTSVQELQSDRSIREKKPRVLGDEGPSMTELSGYNFKRQEFEIEYDNDAELVLADMEFKDTDSDTDHELKLRVLRIYSKRLDERKRRKDFILERNLLYPDPFEKSFSPEEREICQRYRVLMRFHLKEEHDKLLKNIIEEQRIVKRIQDLQEARAAGCCTAAEANRFIEQKRKKEAEESEHGVKESAQGPNGKVLQRQNHLKGEFDASPQGFVKGSTGLQPSSRDSSSALQTISSCVDEWDITGFAGADLLSETEKGLCGEIRILPSHYLNMLQVMSVEILKGNVTKKSDAHSLFKVEASKVDKVYDMLVEKGIAQAS, via the exons TCGGTCTCGAGCGCTGTCGCATACTGTGGAAGACGATCCAAACCAAAG GTCCAAGAGAAAGAGGGCGGCTTCCAATGCAGAAATTATAG GTCAAGGAATGTTTGAAGGGAAAGTGGCTTTGTACCACTGTAATTATTGCAATAAGGATATCTCAGGGAGGGTCCGCATCAAGTGTGTAATGTGCCCAGATTTTGATCTTTGTGTAGAGTGCTTTTCTTTAGGAGCTGAGGTTACACCGCATAAGAGCAATCATCCTTACAGGGTTATG GACAATCTCTGTTTCCCACTTATGTGTCCAGACTGGAATGTTGATGAAGAGATATTACTTCTGGAG GGCATTGAAATGTATGGATTTGGTAACTGGACTGAAGTTGCCGAACATGTTGGAACAAAAACCAAATCGCAATGTATTGACCACTATAATGCTGTATACATAAGCTCTCCATGCTTTCCTTtgccg GACATGTCGCATGTTATGGGAAAGAGCAGGGAAGAGCTCCTTGCTATGGCCAAAGGGCCTGGTGAAGTCAAGGAAG AAATTCCTAAGATTAGGGAGCTTACTCTGAAAGAAGAATCTCCATTCCCAGCAAGAGTCGG ATATGATGAATCAAAAAAAG ATATAGGCACAGGTTTGGGTTCAAGCAGTGGTGACACATTCTCAAATGCGGTAAAGAAGGCCTCCAACAAAGCCCAGATCAAGGATGGCACTAGTGTGCAAG ATATAGGCACAGGTTTGGGTTCAAGCAGTGGTGACACATTCTCAAATGCGGTAAAGAAGGCCTCCAACAAAGCCCAGATCAAGGATGGCACTAGTGTGCAAG AACTTCAGTCGGACAGGAGCATTCGAGAGAAAAAGCCTAGGGTTTTAGGGGATGAGGGACCTTCTATGACTGAGTTGAGTGGTTATAATTTCAAGAGGCAGGAGTTTGAGATTGAATATGATAACGATGCAGAACTGGTACTGGCAGATATGGAATTCAAGGATACTGACTCTGATACTGACCACGAATTGAAGTTGAGAGTGCTGCGTATCTACTCAAAGAG GCTTGATGAGAGAAAACGCAGGAAGGATTTCATATTGGAAAGAAATTTACTTTACCCTGACCCTTTTGAGAAGAGCTTCTCACCTGAAGAGAGGGAGATATGTCAGCGTTATAGGGTCTTAATGCGATTCCACTTGAAAGAAGAGCATGATAAGTTACTTAAGAATATTATTGAGGAACAGCGTATAGTCAAAAGAATACAAGATCTTCAG GAAGCTCGAGCTGCAGGCTGCTGTACAGCTGCTGAGGCAAATAGATTTATTGAGCAGAAGAGGAAAAAGGAAGCTGAAGAAAGTGAACATGGAGTTAAAGAAAGTGCTCAGGGTCCCAATGGTAAGGTCCTGCAAAGGCAAAATCATCTCAAAGGAGAATTTGATGCCAGCCCTCAGGGATTTGTCAAGGGCTCCACAGGTCTGCAACCTAGTAGCAGGGATTCGTCTTCAGCATTGCAAACTATTTCAAGCTGTGTAGACGAGTGGGACATCACTGGATTTGCAGGGGCCGATTTACTCTCCGAAACT GAGAAAGGGCTTTGTGGGGAGATCAGAATACTACCTTCACATTATCTGAACATGCTGCAGGTCATGTCAGTAGAAATTCTGAAGGGAAATGTCACCAAGAAGTCCGATGCCCATAGCCTGTTCAAGGTGGAAGCGAGTAAAGTTGATAAAGTGTATGATATGCTTGTGGAAAAGGGGATTGCTCAAGCATCATGA
- the LOC132177202 gene encoding transcriptional adapter ADA2 isoform X1, producing the protein MGRSRALSHTVEDDPNQRSKRKRAASNAEIIGQGMFEGKVALYHCNYCNKDISGRVRIKCVMCPDFDLCVECFSLGAEVTPHKSNHPYRVMDNLCFPLMCPDWNVDEEILLLEGIEMYGFGNWTEVAEHVGTKTKSQCIDHYNAVYISSPCFPLPDMSHVMGKSREELLAMAKGPGEVKEEIPKIRELTLKEESPFPARVGYDESKKGQPCHSSSSFTSDIGTGLGSSSGDTFSNAVKKASNKAQIKDGTSVQDIGTGLGSSSGDTFSNAVKKASNKAQIKDGTSVQELQSDRSIREKKPRVLGDEGPSMTELSGYNFKRQEFEIEYDNDAELVLADMEFKDTDSDTDHELKLRVLRIYSKRLDERKRRKDFILERNLLYPDPFEKSFSPEEREICQRYRVLMRFHLKEEHDKLLKNIIEEQRIVKRIQDLQEARAAGCCTAAEANRFIEQKRKKEAEESEHGVKESAQGPNGKVLQRQNHLKGEFDASPQGFVKGSTGLQPSSRDSSSALQTISSCVDEWDITGFAGADLLSETEKGLCGEIRILPSHYLNMLQVMSVEILKGNVTKKSDAHSLFKVEASKVDKVYDMLVEKGIAQAS; encoded by the exons TCGGTCTCGAGCGCTGTCGCATACTGTGGAAGACGATCCAAACCAAAG GTCCAAGAGAAAGAGGGCGGCTTCCAATGCAGAAATTATAG GTCAAGGAATGTTTGAAGGGAAAGTGGCTTTGTACCACTGTAATTATTGCAATAAGGATATCTCAGGGAGGGTCCGCATCAAGTGTGTAATGTGCCCAGATTTTGATCTTTGTGTAGAGTGCTTTTCTTTAGGAGCTGAGGTTACACCGCATAAGAGCAATCATCCTTACAGGGTTATG GACAATCTCTGTTTCCCACTTATGTGTCCAGACTGGAATGTTGATGAAGAGATATTACTTCTGGAG GGCATTGAAATGTATGGATTTGGTAACTGGACTGAAGTTGCCGAACATGTTGGAACAAAAACCAAATCGCAATGTATTGACCACTATAATGCTGTATACATAAGCTCTCCATGCTTTCCTTtgccg GACATGTCGCATGTTATGGGAAAGAGCAGGGAAGAGCTCCTTGCTATGGCCAAAGGGCCTGGTGAAGTCAAGGAAG AAATTCCTAAGATTAGGGAGCTTACTCTGAAAGAAGAATCTCCATTCCCAGCAAGAGTCGG ATATGATGAATCAAAAAAAGGTCAGCCTTGTCATTCCTCATCTAGCTTTACATCAG ATATAGGCACAGGTTTGGGTTCAAGCAGTGGTGACACATTCTCAAATGCGGTAAAGAAGGCCTCCAACAAAGCCCAGATCAAGGATGGCACTAGTGTGCAAG ATATAGGCACAGGTTTGGGTTCAAGCAGTGGTGACACATTCTCAAATGCGGTAAAGAAGGCCTCCAACAAAGCCCAGATCAAGGATGGCACTAGTGTGCAAG AACTTCAGTCGGACAGGAGCATTCGAGAGAAAAAGCCTAGGGTTTTAGGGGATGAGGGACCTTCTATGACTGAGTTGAGTGGTTATAATTTCAAGAGGCAGGAGTTTGAGATTGAATATGATAACGATGCAGAACTGGTACTGGCAGATATGGAATTCAAGGATACTGACTCTGATACTGACCACGAATTGAAGTTGAGAGTGCTGCGTATCTACTCAAAGAG GCTTGATGAGAGAAAACGCAGGAAGGATTTCATATTGGAAAGAAATTTACTTTACCCTGACCCTTTTGAGAAGAGCTTCTCACCTGAAGAGAGGGAGATATGTCAGCGTTATAGGGTCTTAATGCGATTCCACTTGAAAGAAGAGCATGATAAGTTACTTAAGAATATTATTGAGGAACAGCGTATAGTCAAAAGAATACAAGATCTTCAG GAAGCTCGAGCTGCAGGCTGCTGTACAGCTGCTGAGGCAAATAGATTTATTGAGCAGAAGAGGAAAAAGGAAGCTGAAGAAAGTGAACATGGAGTTAAAGAAAGTGCTCAGGGTCCCAATGGTAAGGTCCTGCAAAGGCAAAATCATCTCAAAGGAGAATTTGATGCCAGCCCTCAGGGATTTGTCAAGGGCTCCACAGGTCTGCAACCTAGTAGCAGGGATTCGTCTTCAGCATTGCAAACTATTTCAAGCTGTGTAGACGAGTGGGACATCACTGGATTTGCAGGGGCCGATTTACTCTCCGAAACT GAGAAAGGGCTTTGTGGGGAGATCAGAATACTACCTTCACATTATCTGAACATGCTGCAGGTCATGTCAGTAGAAATTCTGAAGGGAAATGTCACCAAGAAGTCCGATGCCCATAGCCTGTTCAAGGTGGAAGCGAGTAAAGTTGATAAAGTGTATGATATGCTTGTGGAAAAGGGGATTGCTCAAGCATCATGA